The Deltaproteobacteria bacterium genome window below encodes:
- a CDS encoding 6-phosphofructokinase, with protein sequence MDLETYANLASHPRIAALTDDESPDTRHRRNAVIPVCPVFDACHTVLSARPEYRFDVDKEAAEKLPRIINNPVVAITAPVESEPEAAARFGKKRTIGVVFSGGPAPGGHNVVAGLYDGAKKANPENKVYGFLMGPDGVIENEAVILTDELVNRYRNLGGFGMIRTGRTKIDTSEKMRCSRQTVKELGLDALVVVGGDDSNTNAAFLAEELYSESVQVIGVPKTIDGDIQVRDRDGNTLCAMSFGFHSAARAFANSISSLCSDASSGAKYWHLCKVMGRVASHLALEVGLQTHASMTLVGEDLAHYIDNRRLEAAEAAGAGTDYTAYGMTLRHLSRVVCDAIVRRAAVGKAFGIIVLPEGILEFINEIQVFIIKLNAIIAEYNRIYDAGFHIDFPSLGEKRAYLARLARRSREDKAFTLWNTRDDDLFSDIPAFFQEGLLMERDSHGNFPFSQVETEKVLDGLVKDYLKTLKQQGLYKVGIRPEYFTKTLRKAGLSPDVYGPVLFENYPKGPFYLTHKQISSPKSLRAALEKRGLIQPDMQIPPAVAKVHKKATPDFKTQVHFFGYDGRGTDPTWFDAVYTYNLGMTAFSLIANNATGQMAAIRNLEHGFDKWEPIGIPIAPLMRLEERGGKLELVIERTVVNVNSQAFKTAAAFREKWLAADSGGDHFRIPGPIVFNRDAAEPMPITLALNATAAGKVS encoded by the coding sequence ATTGATCTCGAAACCTATGCGAACCTTGCGTCGCATCCCCGCATAGCGGCCCTTACCGATGACGAAAGCCCCGATACAAGGCACAGGCGAAACGCGGTTATCCCCGTGTGCCCGGTTTTTGATGCCTGCCACACGGTCCTTTCGGCAAGGCCCGAATACCGTTTCGACGTTGACAAGGAAGCGGCTGAAAAACTTCCCAGAATAATCAACAACCCTGTGGTGGCCATCACCGCCCCAGTTGAATCAGAGCCGGAGGCTGCGGCTCGTTTCGGGAAAAAGAGGACCATAGGCGTTGTGTTTTCCGGCGGACCGGCCCCCGGCGGACACAACGTGGTGGCGGGTCTTTACGACGGGGCCAAAAAGGCGAACCCGGAAAACAAGGTTTACGGCTTTCTCATGGGGCCGGACGGGGTCATAGAAAACGAGGCCGTGATCCTTACGGACGAGCTGGTCAACCGCTATCGCAACCTTGGCGGTTTCGGCATGATACGCACCGGCCGCACCAAGATCGACACCAGTGAAAAAATGCGCTGCTCCCGCCAGACGGTGAAGGAGCTGGGCCTTGACGCCCTGGTTGTGGTGGGGGGGGACGACTCCAACACCAACGCGGCCTTTCTGGCGGAGGAGCTTTACAGCGAATCCGTCCAGGTGATCGGGGTCCCCAAGACAATAGACGGCGACATCCAGGTGAGGGACAGGGACGGCAACACCCTGTGCGCCATGTCCTTCGGGTTCCATTCCGCCGCACGGGCCTTTGCCAACTCGATATCCAGCCTCTGCTCGGACGCCAGCAGCGGGGCCAAGTACTGGCACCTTTGCAAGGTCATGGGCAGGGTGGCCAGCCATCTTGCGCTGGAGGTGGGCTTGCAGACCCACGCCAGCATGACCCTTGTCGGCGAAGACCTCGCCCATTACATCGACAACCGTCGCCTGGAGGCCGCCGAGGCGGCGGGGGCCGGGACTGATTACACCGCCTATGGAATGACCCTCCGGCACCTCTCGCGGGTGGTCTGCGACGCCATCGTGCGCCGGGCCGCAGTGGGCAAGGCCTTCGGCATCATCGTCCTTCCCGAAGGGATACTGGAGTTCATCAATGAAATCCAGGTGTTCATAATCAAGCTGAACGCCATCATAGCCGAGTACAACCGCATCTACGACGCAGGTTTCCACATCGATTTCCCGTCCCTTGGCGAAAAGAGGGCCTATCTGGCCCGCCTGGCCAGGCGCAGCCGGGAGGACAAGGCCTTCACCCTGTGGAACACCCGGGACGACGACCTTTTTTCCGACATCCCCGCCTTTTTCCAGGAGGGGCTTTTGATGGAGCGGGACAGCCACGGCAACTTTCCCTTCAGCCAGGTGGAAACGGAAAAGGTGCTGGACGGCCTTGTGAAGGATTACCTCAAAACCCTGAAACAACAGGGCCTTTACAAGGTGGGCATCCGCCCCGAATACTTCACGAAAACACTTAGAAAGGCCGGCCTGTCCCCCGACGTCTACGGGCCTGTGCTTTTTGAAAATTACCCGAAAGGGCCTTTCTACCTTACCCACAAGCAAATCTCCTCGCCCAAATCCCTGCGCGCGGCCCTGGAAAAACGCGGCCTCATCCAGCCGGATATGCAAATTCCGCCCGCAGTGGCCAAGGTCCACAAAAAGGCCACGCCGGATTTCAAGACCCAGGTCCATTTTTTCGGTTACGACGGAAGGGGCACGGACCCCACCTGGTTTGACGCCGTTTACACCTACAACCTTGGAATGACGGCGTTTTCACTCATCGCCAACAACGCGACCGGCCAGATGGCGGCCATCCGCAACCTTGAACACGGATTCGACAAATGGGAGCCCATAGGCATTCCCATAGCGCCCCTGATGCGCCTTGAGGAGCGGGGCGGAAAACTGGAGTTGGTCATAGAAAGAACAGTTGTGAACGTAAATTCCCAAGCCTTCAAAACAGCCGCCGCCTTCAGGGAAAAATGGCTGGCCGCCGATTCGGGCGGGGATCATTTCCGCATACCGGGCCCAATAGTATTCAACCGGGATGCGGCGGAACCCATGCCCATCACTTTAGCGCTCAATGCAACAGCAGCAGGAAAGGTTAGCTGA
- a CDS encoding DUF1566 domain-containing protein: MALDRENFYDLLELSVDPLEEDPRVIEEAIKKKQAQWSRFRNHPTKGIQAKKFIGFLPEIRRIMMDPELRKEEARHAAIQQSAKAEEKFVSVDRHLSIQMSKGYITDEEVAKLAELHGLAEKDIRDRIAHKEAEKFAEIDKQIGVRLAKGYVTEEEVAKLAKMHGLEVDVIRRRITGPVVKEGESAGPAGKSLESTIARGIEDNLAVLGLASLYEFLEVEHNASLKLLQKKAQFKQTEISKISKKDAIVTASTILVGHCIAIFKTEESRSSYDISRARSQLKDLDNDIEIAGMDGTLRSEYMKTLISSAARFGMDEEEALAYIHQYVKEKGWTIEGEEKKAKRAALARDLKKYAILGGIGLVLVLAAVIALLMFLKANRLEKEYNTAIEAAHAEKSPEKQLAVLKQYVNAAGENKHTQKAGEEIAALSVRIEKAAFDEAKKSADAFSGKKEFEKAAQTMEAFLAKYKGGQMIGSAQAELARLRAATDDRDFNTLISMVNRNVDDRMVAYVGYIKKYPKGAHLEEVKKLISDTAEEFYLSVKKNIDAFAEAEKWGEAITLCETYVGLFDNPRAVELGKLADSYRTYQKEALHYQRLLADAQAKGGDLDAAEAVYREFLEAYPGTSVQKKIEDRLKEIAAKKEGRKDAATQAQVRSQLNGSRFVPGRNGTVTDRRTGLTWTILDSAMEGRPCMDYPTAKQYAEELTTGGFSNWRLPTPAELKGIYKAQPAFPSWNTDMFYWSSKSYRAFTDQWVNVVEVVSPVAGGSSEETRESNRCGLVHAVRR, translated from the coding sequence ATGGCGCTCGACAGGGAAAATTTCTACGATCTTCTCGAACTTTCCGTGGATCCTCTTGAGGAGGATCCCAGGGTAATCGAAGAGGCCATCAAGAAAAAGCAGGCCCAGTGGAGCCGTTTCAGGAACCATCCCACCAAGGGCATCCAGGCGAAAAAATTCATCGGCTTTCTGCCGGAAATACGGCGCATCATGATGGACCCGGAACTCCGCAAGGAAGAAGCCAGGCACGCCGCCATCCAGCAGTCCGCAAAGGCCGAGGAGAAATTCGTAAGCGTTGACAGGCATCTTTCCATACAGATGTCCAAGGGCTACATCACGGACGAGGAAGTCGCCAAGCTCGCCGAACTCCACGGGCTGGCCGAAAAGGACATCCGGGATCGCATAGCCCACAAGGAAGCCGAAAAATTCGCCGAGATCGATAAGCAGATCGGCGTCAGGCTGGCCAAGGGCTACGTCACCGAAGAAGAGGTGGCGAAACTCGCCAAGATGCACGGCCTGGAAGTCGATGTCATACGCCGCCGGATCACCGGCCCGGTGGTGAAGGAAGGCGAAAGCGCAGGGCCTGCCGGAAAAAGCCTGGAATCCACCATAGCAAGGGGCATAGAGGACAACCTGGCCGTTCTGGGCCTCGCCTCCCTGTACGAGTTTCTGGAGGTGGAGCACAACGCCAGCCTGAAACTCCTGCAGAAAAAGGCCCAGTTCAAACAGACGGAAATAAGCAAGATATCCAAAAAGGACGCCATCGTAACCGCCAGCACCATCCTGGTGGGCCACTGCATCGCCATTTTCAAGACCGAGGAATCACGGTCCTCCTACGACATATCCCGCGCCAGAAGCCAGCTGAAGGACCTGGACAACGACATCGAAATAGCCGGAATGGACGGCACCCTTCGCTCCGAGTACATGAAAACCCTCATCTCCTCCGCCGCCCGTTTCGGCATGGACGAAGAGGAGGCCCTGGCCTACATCCACCAGTACGTCAAGGAAAAAGGGTGGACCATAGAGGGCGAGGAGAAGAAGGCCAAGCGGGCGGCCCTGGCCCGTGACCTGAAAAAATACGCGATTTTGGGCGGTATCGGCCTTGTTCTTGTCCTTGCGGCTGTCATCGCGCTTTTAATGTTCCTTAAGGCCAACAGGCTTGAAAAGGAATACAACACCGCCATCGAAGCAGCCCATGCCGAAAAGTCGCCCGAAAAGCAGCTCGCCGTTCTCAAGCAATACGTAAACGCCGCCGGGGAAAACAAGCACACCCAGAAGGCCGGGGAGGAAATAGCCGCGCTTTCGGTGCGCATTGAAAAGGCCGCCTTCGACGAGGCCAAAAAAAGCGCGGACGCCTTTTCGGGAAAAAAGGAGTTTGAAAAGGCGGCCCAGACTATGGAGGCTTTCCTCGCCAAATACAAGGGCGGCCAGATGATCGGCAGCGCCCAGGCCGAGCTTGCCCGCTTGAGGGCAGCCACCGACGACCGTGATTTCAACACCCTGATTTCAATGGTGAACAGAAACGTCGACGACCGGATGGTGGCCTATGTCGGATACATAAAGAAATATCCCAAGGGCGCGCACCTTGAGGAGGTTAAAAAGCTCATATCCGATACCGCCGAGGAATTTTACCTTTCGGTGAAAAAGAATATCGACGCTTTTGCCGAAGCCGAAAAATGGGGCGAGGCCATAACCCTGTGCGAGACCTATGTGGGGCTTTTCGACAATCCAAGGGCCGTTGAGCTTGGAAAACTGGCGGACAGCTACCGCACCTACCAGAAAGAGGCCCTTCATTATCAGCGCCTTCTGGCCGACGCCCAGGCAAAGGGCGGCGATCTCGACGCCGCCGAGGCCGTTTACAGGGAATTTCTCGAAGCCTATCCCGGAACCAGCGTACAGAAAAAAATCGAGGACAGGCTGAAGGAAATTGCAGCAAAAAAGGAAGGCAGAAAGGACGCGGCAACCCAGGCCCAGGTGAGGAGCCAGCTTAACGGATCGAGGTTCGTTCCGGGCAGAAACGGCACCGTAACCGACCGCAGGACCGGCCTGACCTGGACCATTCTGGACTCGGCCATGGAAGGCCGCCCGTGCATGGACTACCCCACCGCGAAACAATACGCCGAGGAACTCACCACCGGAGGGTTCTCCAACTGGAGGCTGCCCACCCCGGCTGAACTGAAGGGCATATACAAGGCCCAGCCCGCCTTTCCGTCATGGAACACGGACATGTTCTACTGGTCCTCCAAGTCCTACCGCGCCTTCACCGACCAGTGGGTGAACGTGGTGGAGGTGGTGAGCCCGGTGGCGGGCGGATCCTCCGAGGAGACGCGGGAATCCAACCGCTGCGGCCTCGTGCATGCCGTCAGGCGCTGA
- the mutL gene encoding DNA mismatch repair endonuclease MutL, with the protein MSEIRILPEILTNKIAAGEVVERPGSVVKELLENALDAGADRISIEVSDGGKSLIRVSDNGCGMDRDDALLCLERYATSKIKTDEDLFEIHTLGFRGEALPSIASVSALTLISRSAEGECASVIRVEAGRMLDVAETGAPVGTVVSVSRLFHNVPARKKFLKSAATEMGHVAETVTSAALCRPDVSFTLIHNGREVFSWPAAKNPEARFHAVLGYETGRDLIPVFFGTDAASISGVLAPPELSRSTSRSLYLFVNKRVVADRLLMHAVMEGFSGRLTRGRYPVAVISVDAPHAEVDVNVHPAKAQVRFARSKEVHATLVRAVSKALSESEAARVPWEASPAPPPQPSGPAFSGSGGRGPESASGAAAIARDLGLGQFPARAPLPSHARKIEAEAPTDTHRQQAPALSGASVAEPVAAFLIEREGAFEAPCRIAPPASLVQASVFPQKAAGPEQFRVIGQMRSSYIVCESGQGLMIIDQHAAHERVMFEKFKAQLMAGRIEAEILLFPETLTLSHAEADALVGILPEISGLGLEIEPFSGNAFVIKAAPSFLGGRPLAQLVRQLAEKALEIESANDMPRIMDEVVALTACHGAVRANQNLSLEEMKRLVSDLSSCPDPAHCPHGRPTWILWTNAEIERDFKRK; encoded by the coding sequence GTGTCCGAAATCCGAATCCTGCCGGAAATCCTCACCAACAAGATCGCCGCCGGGGAGGTGGTGGAGCGCCCCGGCTCGGTGGTGAAGGAACTTCTGGAAAACGCCCTGGACGCGGGCGCGGACAGGATTTCCATAGAGGTTTCGGATGGCGGCAAAAGCCTGATACGGGTGTCGGACAACGGCTGTGGCATGGACCGGGACGACGCCCTCCTCTGCCTTGAGCGCTACGCCACAAGCAAGATCAAAACCGACGAAGACCTCTTTGAAATCCATACGTTAGGCTTTCGGGGGGAGGCCCTGCCATCCATAGCCTCGGTTTCCGCCCTCACCCTGATTAGCCGCAGCGCAGAAGGCGAGTGCGCATCCGTAATAAGAGTGGAGGCGGGCCGGATGCTGGACGTGGCCGAAACCGGCGCTCCGGTCGGCACGGTGGTGAGCGTTTCACGCCTTTTTCACAATGTCCCGGCAAGAAAAAAATTCCTCAAAAGCGCGGCCACCGAAATGGGCCACGTGGCGGAAACCGTCACGTCCGCTGCCCTCTGCCGCCCGGATGTCTCCTTCACCCTCATCCACAACGGGCGCGAGGTCTTTTCCTGGCCAGCGGCAAAAAACCCTGAGGCCCGCTTTCACGCGGTGCTGGGCTACGAAACGGGCCGGGACCTGATTCCAGTTTTCTTCGGGACGGACGCCGCCTCCATTTCCGGCGTACTGGCCCCTCCCGAACTCTCGCGCTCCACATCACGATCCCTGTACCTTTTTGTCAACAAAAGGGTGGTGGCTGACCGGCTTCTTATGCACGCGGTGATGGAGGGCTTTTCCGGGCGGCTCACAAGGGGGCGCTATCCGGTGGCCGTGATCTCCGTGGACGCGCCCCACGCCGAGGTGGACGTCAACGTTCACCCGGCCAAGGCCCAGGTGAGGTTCGCCAGATCGAAGGAGGTCCACGCCACCCTGGTTCGGGCGGTGTCCAAGGCGCTTTCGGAGTCCGAGGCCGCCCGCGTTCCCTGGGAGGCCTCCCCTGCCCCGCCTCCCCAGCCTTCCGGCCCGGCCTTTTCAGGGTCCGGCGGGCGCGGCCCGGAAAGCGCCTCCGGGGCCGCAGCCATAGCACGCGACCTTGGCCTGGGGCAATTTCCGGCAAGAGCCCCCCTGCCCTCACATGCCCGCAAAATAGAGGCCGAGGCCCCGACGGACACCCACCGGCAGCAGGCCCCCGCCCTATCAGGCGCATCGGTGGCCGAGCCTGTGGCGGCCTTTTTGATCGAACGGGAGGGAGCCTTTGAGGCCCCATGCAGGATCGCGCCGCCCGCCTCCCTGGTCCAGGCTTCCGTTTTCCCGCAAAAGGCGGCCGGACCCGAACAGTTTCGGGTCATTGGCCAGATGCGCTCGTCCTACATAGTCTGCGAGTCCGGCCAGGGCCTGATGATAATAGACCAGCACGCGGCCCACGAGCGGGTGATGTTCGAGAAATTCAAAGCGCAGCTTATGGCCGGGCGGATCGAGGCGGAAATCCTGCTCTTTCCCGAAACCCTCACCCTCTCCCACGCGGAGGCCGACGCCCTTGTCGGCATCCTTCCCGAAATTTCAGGGCTGGGGCTCGAAATAGAGCCGTTTTCCGGAAACGCCTTCGTTATCAAGGCGGCACCGTCCTTTCTGGGCGGAAGGCCCCTTGCGCAGCTTGTGAGGCAGTTGGCTGAAAAGGCCCTTGAAATCGAATCCGCAAACGACATGCCCCGCATAATGGACGAGGTCGTTGCTCTCACCGCCTGCCACGGCGCTGTGCGGGCCAACCAGAACCTGTCCCTTGAAGAGATGAAAAGGCTCGTCTCGGACCTTTCGTCCTGCCCCGACCCCGCCCACTGCCCTCATGGACGCCCCACCTGGATTTTATGGACGAACGCAGAAATCGAGAGGGATTTCAAAAGAAAGTGA
- the gatA gene encoding Asp-tRNA(Asn)/Glu-tRNA(Gln) amidotransferase subunit GatA: MEPFRLTISQAARLLAEGKLTSCELTGSILSRIDDVEPKVDAFLSIFRDRAMQEAELCDQALKSGGGGPLCGVPISVKDVLCTKGLRTTCGSKILENFIPPYDATVVQKLRDAGAVIVGKNNMDEFAMGSSTENSAYKPTKNPWDLSRIPGGSSGGSAAAVAADMGLGSVGSDTGGSIRQPASHCGVVGLKPSYGRVSRYGLVAYASSLDQVGPLTKTVEDAALLMNVLAGHDHKDSTSMPKPVPDYTEALGRDVKGLVLGLPGEYFNSEGLEPDVSRCVYKAVKTLEGLGAEVVSVSLPHTEYAVAAYYLIATAEASSNLARYDGVKYGFRDPDPSNLLEMYTNTRSKGFGPEVRRRIILGTYALSSGYYDAYYGKASAVRTLIMRDFARAFAACDAIVAPVCPTPAFLMGEKCSDPLTMYLSDIFTVPANLAGLPGISVPCGFSEGGLPIGLQIMADQFAEETILTVAQHLEKALNVYQQKPAL, encoded by the coding sequence ATGGAACCATTTCGCCTCACAATATCCCAGGCGGCCCGGCTTCTGGCCGAGGGAAAGCTTACGTCCTGCGAGCTGACCGGCTCGATCCTTTCCCGCATAGATGACGTGGAACCCAAGGTTGACGCCTTTTTGAGCATTTTCCGCGACCGGGCCATGCAGGAGGCCGAGCTTTGCGACCAGGCCCTTAAAAGTGGCGGGGGCGGCCCACTTTGCGGCGTTCCCATAAGCGTGAAGGATGTATTGTGTACCAAGGGCCTTCGCACCACCTGCGGCTCGAAGATCCTTGAAAACTTCATTCCCCCCTACGACGCCACGGTGGTGCAGAAACTCCGGGACGCGGGGGCGGTGATAGTGGGCAAGAACAACATGGACGAGTTCGCCATGGGTTCGTCCACGGAAAACTCCGCCTATAAGCCCACCAAAAACCCCTGGGACCTTTCGCGCATCCCCGGAGGCTCGTCTGGCGGCTCTGCAGCAGCCGTGGCCGCCGACATGGGGCTTGGCTCCGTAGGCTCGGACACGGGCGGATCCATACGGCAGCCCGCCTCCCACTGCGGGGTGGTTGGATTGAAGCCCTCCTACGGACGGGTTTCGCGTTACGGGCTGGTGGCCTACGCATCCTCTCTGGACCAGGTGGGACCCCTCACCAAAACCGTGGAGGACGCAGCGCTTTTGATGAACGTGCTGGCCGGTCACGACCATAAAGACTCCACTTCCATGCCCAAGCCGGTCCCGGACTATACGGAAGCTCTTGGCCGGGACGTGAAGGGCCTGGTTCTGGGCCTTCCCGGGGAGTATTTCAACAGCGAGGGGCTTGAACCGGACGTTTCCAGGTGCGTGTATAAGGCTGTCAAAACCCTGGAAGGCCTTGGGGCCGAAGTTGTTTCGGTGAGCCTTCCCCACACCGAATACGCCGTGGCCGCCTACTACCTCATCGCAACAGCCGAAGCCTCGTCCAATCTCGCCCGCTACGACGGCGTGAAATACGGGTTCCGGGACCCGGACCCGTCGAATCTTTTGGAGATGTACACCAACACGCGCTCCAAAGGATTCGGGCCGGAAGTCAGAAGGCGAATAATTCTGGGCACCTACGCCCTTTCATCCGGTTATTACGACGCCTACTACGGCAAGGCTTCTGCTGTCCGCACCCTGATCATGAGGGACTTCGCCAGGGCCTTCGCCGCCTGCGACGCCATAGTGGCCCCGGTGTGCCCCACCCCGGCCTTTCTCATGGGCGAAAAATGCTCCGACCCCTTGACCATGTATCTTTCCGACATCTTCACGGTTCCGGCGAACCTGGCCGGGCTTCCGGGCATCTCGGTGCCCTGCGGCTTTTCGGAAGGCGGCCTTCCCATAGGCCTTCAGATCATGGCCGACCAGTTTGCGGAGGAGACCATCCTCACCGTGGCCCAACATCTTGAAAAGGCCCTGAACGTATATCAACAAAAACCAGCCCTTTGA
- the gatC gene encoding Asp-tRNA(Asn)/Glu-tRNA(Gln) amidotransferase subunit GatC, whose product MSEEKQRITPEEVLYVAKLARLHLLPDEVGDFARQLGEILSYVKKLDNADTGDVPAASHVLPICNALREDEARPSIDRESALANAPMQDGTNFLVPRVI is encoded by the coding sequence ATGAGCGAAGAAAAACAAAGGATCACCCCGGAGGAGGTCCTCTACGTGGCCAAGCTGGCCCGGCTTCACCTTTTGCCGGACGAGGTCGGGGACTTTGCCCGGCAGTTGGGGGAGATACTTTCCTACGTGAAAAAACTGGACAACGCCGACACCGGAGACGTGCCCGCTGCGTCCCACGTCCTGCCCATCTGCAACGCCCTGCGCGAGGACGAGGCAAGGCCATCCATAGACCGGGAAAGCGCCCTGGCAAACGCCCCCATGCAGGATGGAACCAATTTTCTGGTGCCCCGCGTAATTTAG
- a CDS encoding SPOR domain-containing protein, producing the protein MPPVKNSAKNSSKKPVKKPPGKQVTLGRSSIVILTAIVFVGMAAMFGLGHYAGRRQGPIMYDYQDMRGQFSDIKQALSTIELRKGQQRSRPTDLTKEAGDNTGDHLLYTPSEAAARDYTPRSVSSVAQPALKFLSEMIKSKDKPGASKPEDEKAESDTARADAASVTPGAAESLATWTVQVAAVTSADEADRLVGLLLKKGYPAWAMVIKRPGKDDIHRVRVGRYGNRPKAEMVRKALSETSAESLVVKIE; encoded by the coding sequence ATGCCCCCGGTAAAAAATTCGGCCAAAAATTCGTCCAAAAAACCGGTCAAAAAGCCGCCCGGAAAGCAGGTGACCCTTGGCAGGTCATCCATTGTGATCTTGACCGCAATCGTGTTTGTCGGCATGGCGGCCATGTTCGGCCTGGGGCATTACGCCGGAAGGCGTCAGGGGCCCATCATGTACGATTACCAGGACATGCGGGGCCAGTTCTCGGATATAAAGCAGGCCCTTTCAACCATTGAACTCCGAAAGGGGCAACAGAGGAGCCGGCCCACCGACCTCACAAAGGAAGCCGGGGACAACACCGGTGATCACCTTTTATACACCCCCTCCGAGGCCGCCGCGCGGGATTACACCCCCCGGTCCGTGAGCAGCGTGGCGCAGCCAGCTTTGAAGTTCCTGTCTGAAATGATAAAGTCAAAAGATAAGCCTGGCGCATCGAAGCCCGAAGATGAAAAGGCCGAATCCGACACGGCCAGGGCGGACGCAGCTTCTGTCACGCCGGGCGCGGCGGAAAGCCTGGCGACCTGGACGGTGCAGGTGGCGGCGGTCACAAGCGCGGACGAAGCGGACAGGCTCGTCGGCCTGCTTTTGAAAAAGGGCTACCCGGCCTGGGCCATGGTGATCAAAAGGCCCGGCAAGGACGACATCCACAGGGTCAGGGTGGGCCGCTACGGCAACCGCCCCAAGGCTGAAATGGTGCGCAAGGCCCTTTCGGAGACCTCCGCCGAAAGCCTCGTGGTGAAAATCGAGTGA
- a CDS encoding arginine--tRNA ligase, with protein MKEALAAIISNAWNNAVNAGELTCPLASPVLLDEPRQEAHGDFATNLAMTMARDEKKAPKKIAAAILDHIEDPENILARSEIAGPGFINFFIRPEGWRKVLSVVHGRDSLYGSSNIGRGEKVMVEFVSANPTGPLHVGHGRGAAVGDCLASLLAFTGHDVTREYYINDSGRQIRTLGLSVWLRMQEEKGESIDFPEDAYQGPYIRDIARRISEEHGAELAALPGEEAVALCARKAARIILDGIRADLKNFGVIHDNWFSEQSLYDSGFVDKTLGDMKARSLIYELDGAWWFKSSSYGDEKDRVVVRQNGLNTYFAADIAYHAEKFSRGFNRVIDVWGADHHGYVDRVTAAVEAVGKPKESFRAVLVTLVNLLRAGSPVAMSTRSGEFITLSEVVDEVGADAARFIFLTRHHESPLDFDLELAKQKSSDNPVYYVQYVHARISSIEKKAAEAGLAADPEAASLLEPEELKLLKKLNLFPEAVGEAARLLEPHRITYYLLELASLFHPYYNRHRVISEDTGLSQARLALVAAIRKVIRNGLGLLGVNAPETM; from the coding sequence ATGAAGGAAGCCCTGGCGGCAATAATTTCAAACGCCTGGAACAACGCGGTAAACGCAGGCGAACTCACCTGCCCCCTGGCCTCACCCGTTCTTCTGGATGAACCAAGGCAGGAGGCCCACGGCGATTTCGCCACCAACCTCGCCATGACCATGGCAAGGGACGAGAAAAAGGCCCCGAAAAAAATCGCGGCTGCGATCCTCGATCACATTGAAGACCCGGAAAACATCCTGGCCCGTTCGGAAATCGCCGGTCCCGGATTCATCAACTTTTTCATCCGCCCCGAAGGATGGCGCAAGGTCCTCTCCGTGGTCCACGGCAGGGACTCGCTCTACGGGTCCTCGAACATCGGCAGGGGCGAAAAGGTCATGGTGGAGTTCGTGAGCGCCAACCCCACCGGCCCCCTTCACGTTGGCCACGGCAGGGGGGCGGCTGTGGGCGACTGCCTGGCGAGCCTTCTGGCCTTCACCGGGCACGACGTGACACGGGAATACTACATAAACGATTCGGGCCGCCAGATCCGCACCTTAGGCCTTTCCGTGTGGCTTCGGATGCAGGAGGAGAAGGGCGAAAGCATCGATTTTCCCGAAGACGCCTACCAGGGGCCTTACATAAGGGACATCGCAAGGCGGATAAGCGAGGAACACGGCGCGGAACTGGCGGCCCTTCCCGGAGAAGAGGCCGTGGCCCTGTGCGCCAGAAAGGCCGCCCGGATCATTCTGGACGGCATCCGGGCCGATCTGAAAAATTTCGGGGTGATACACGACAACTGGTTTTCCGAGCAGTCCCTCTACGATTCGGGCTTCGTGGACAAGACCCTTGGCGATATGAAGGCCCGCAGCCTGATCTACGAGCTGGACGGGGCCTGGTGGTTCAAAAGCTCCTCCTACGGCGACGAGAAAGACAGGGTGGTGGTGCGCCAGAACGGCTTGAACACCTATTTCGCGGCTGACATCGCCTACCACGCGGAAAAATTCTCGCGCGGGTTCAACAGGGTCATCGACGTCTGGGGAGCCGATCACCACGGCTACGTGGACCGCGTCACCGCAGCGGTTGAAGCGGTCGGAAAGCCGAAAGAGAGCTTCCGGGCGGTCCTGGTCACCCTGGTCAACCTTTTAAGGGCCGGAAGCCCCGTGGCCATGTCCACCCGGAGCGGGGAGTTCATCACCCTTTCCGAGGTGGTGGACGAGGTGGGCGCGGACGCCGCCCGCTTCATCTTCCTCACCCGGCACCACGAAAGCCCGCTGGATTTCGACCTGGAGCTCGCCAAGCAGAAAAGCTCGGACAACCCGGTCTATTACGTCCAGTACGTTCACGCCCGGATTTCGTCCATAGAGAAAAAGGCCGCCGAGGCCGGGCTTGCGGCAGACCCCGAAGCAGCCTCCCTTCTGGAGCCCGAAGAGTTGAAGCTCCTGAAAAAGCTCAACCTTTTCCCGGAGGCGGTGGGAGAGGCGGCAAGGCTTCTGGAGCCCCACAGGATCACCTATTATCTTTTGGAGCTTGCCTCGCTTTTCCATCCCTATTACAATCGGCACAGGGTAATATCCGAAGACACCGGCCTTTCGCAGGCCAGGCTCGCCCTGGTGGCCGCCATCCGCAAGGTCATCCGGAACGGGCTTGGCCTTCTTGGAGTAAACGCACCCGAAACCATGTGA